From Quercus lobata isolate SW786 chromosome 1, ValleyOak3.0 Primary Assembly, whole genome shotgun sequence, one genomic window encodes:
- the LOC115984737 gene encoding probable serine/threonine-protein kinase WNK4 isoform X1: MFRTHIGERTNESKSEYGYVETDPTHRYGRFNEVLGKGAMKKVYKAIDEFLGIEVAWNQVKLNEVLRSPDDLQRLYSEVHLLSTLNHDSIIKFHASWIDVNRKTFNFITEMFTSGTLREYRKKYEKVHIRAIKCWARQILRGLVYLHGHDPPVIHRDLKCDNIFVNGHLGQVKIGDLGLAAILRGSQSAHSVIGTPEFMAPELYEEDYNELVDVYSFGLCVLEMLTSEYPYSECSNPAQIYKKVTSGKLPGAFYRIEDLEAQRFIGKCLVTASKRLSAKELLLDPFLASDKDEQLPLKKLGSQNPFLSQRDMEKLKLSDPARTKMTITGKLNPDDSIFLKVQIADKDGSARNIYFPFDILTDTPIDVATEMVKELEITDWEPFEIADMIEGEISALVPHWRKRDTSHLETHQTFNYQDDHDDDDGPHHSFQSFSSCSSSQVSASGLIRIDEAADHYDWLQDNLLDDTSSQSSSHSGTYSNLYYLSGNEHESNTSPTRGDQHSITKTHKCTRFCPGEVHNTGQSMAGNFCRQCTVLRGSHGASSSKEKVVVDNRILMRNRSLVDVRSQLLHRSLVEEVNKRRLFKTVGAVENIGFQAPIEVSKNVSQPSGDTFSMRSTKNGRKQGHQIRRN; encoded by the exons ATGTTCAGGACCCATATTGGAGAACGCACTAATGAGTCCAAATCGGAATATGGATACGTGGAAACCGATCCCACCCATCGATATGGCAGA TTTAATGAAGTTCTTGGAAAAGGAGCAATGAAGAAAGTGTACAAGGCAATCGATGAGTTCCTTGGGATTGAGGTGGCATGGAATCAAGTAAAACTGAATGAGGTGCTTCGCTCACCAGATGATTTGCAGCGGCTGTACTCAGAGGTTCATCTCCTCAGCACCCTTAATCATGACTCTATCATCAAATTCCATGCCTCCTGGATTGATGTTAATCGCAAGACCTTCAACTTCATTACTGAAATGTTTACTTCGGGGACGCTCAGAGA ATACAGGAAGAAATATGAGAAAGTACACATCCGGGCGATTAAGTGCTGGGCTCGCCAAATCTTAAGGGGTCTAGTTTATCTGCATGGCCATGATCCTCCAGTAATTCATAGAGACCTTAAGTGTGATAACATCTTTGTTAATGGTCATCTTGGACAAGTCAAGATTGGTGATCTAGGATTAGCAGCAATTCTTCGTGGTTCCCAGTCAGCCCACAGTGTTATAG GTACCCCGGAGTTCATGGCACCTGAATTATATGAAGAAGATTACAATGAACTTGTTGATGTATATTCATTTGGCTTGTGTGTTTTGGAGATGCTTACATCTGAATACCCATATAGTGAATGTTCCAACCCTGCACAAATCTACAAGAAAGTGACATCG GGGAAGCTTCCAGGAGCATTCTACCGGATTGAAGACTTGGAAGCACAGAGATTTATTGGAAAATGCCTAGTAACTGCTTCAAAAAGATTATCAGCAAAAGAATTATTGCTTGACCCTTTTCTCGCATCTGATAAAGATGAACAGCTGCCCCTGAAAAAGCTTGGCAGTCAGAATCCATTTTTAAGTCAAAGAGATATGGAGAAACTAAAGTTGAGTGATCCAGCTAGGACGAAAATGACAATCACAGGGAAGCTCAATCCTGATGATTCCATCTTTCTCAAAGTGCAGATTGCTGATAAGGATG GTTCTGCCAGAAACATATATTTCCCTTTTGATATTTTAACCGATACTCCAATTGATGTTGCAACGGAGATGGTGAAGGAGTTGGAGATCACTGATTGGGAACCATTTGAAATTGCGGATATGATTGAAGGAGAGATTTCTGCTTTAGTACCACATTGGAGAAAAAGGGACACGTCTCATCTTGAAACCCACCAGACATTTAACTACCAAGATGAtcacgatgatgatgatgggcCTCATCATTCCTTTCAGTCTTTCTCCTCCTGTTCATCATCCCAAGTATCGGCATCAGGCTTAATTAGGATTGATGAAGCAGCAGACCACTATGATTGGCTCCAAG ATAATTTGCTTGATGATACCAGCTCTCAAAGCTCTTCACACTCAGGAACATATTCCAACTTATATTACTTATCTGGCAATGAGCACGAATCCAATACAAGTCCAACAAGGGGAGATCAACATAGCATCACAAAGACTCACAAGTGTACAAGGTTCTGTCCTGGAGAAGTCCATAACACGGGCCAGTCCATGGCTGGTAATTTCTGCAGGCAATGCACGGTTTTACGTGGATCACATGGAGCTTCTAGTTCTAAAGAAAAGGTGGTGGTGGACAACCGCATATTAATGAGAAACAGGTCTCTAGTAGATGTACGTAGCCAATTACTACACAGGTCATTGGTGGAGGAGGTGAACAAGCGCAGGTTATTCAAAACAGTTGGTGCCGTGGAAAATATTGGGTTTCAAGCACCAATTGAGGTTTCTAAAAATGTGTCACAGCCATCTGGTGATACTTTTTCAATGAGAAGTACCAAAAATGGCAGGAAGCAAGGACATCAAATcagaagaaattga
- the LOC115984737 gene encoding probable serine/threonine-protein kinase WNK4 isoform X2, which translates to MFRTHIGERTNESKSEYGYVETDPTHRYGRFNEVLGKGAMKKVYKAIDEFLGIEVAWNQVKLNEVLRSPDDLQRLYSEVHLLSTLNHDSIIKFHASWIDVNRKTFNFITEMFTSGTLREYRKKYEKVHIRAIKCWARQILRGLVYLHGHDPPVIHRDLKCDNIFVNGHLGQVKIGDLGLAAILRGSQSAHSVIGTPEFMAPELYEEDYNELVDVYSFGLCVLEMLTSEYPYSECSNPAQIYKKVTSGKLPGAFYRIEDLEAQRFIGKCLVTASKRLSAKELLLDPFLASDKDEQLPLKKLGSQNPFLSQRDMEKLKLSDPARTKMTITGKLNPDDSIFLKVQIADKDGSARNIYFPFDILTDTPIDVATEMVKELEITDWEPFEIADMIEGEISALVPHWRKRDTSHLETHQTFNYQDDHDDDDGPHHSFQSFSSCSSSQVSASGLIRIDEAADHYDWLQGTYSNLYYLSGNEHESNTSPTRGDQHSITKTHKCTRFCPGEVHNTGQSMAGNFCRQCTVLRGSHGASSSKEKVVVDNRILMRNRSLVDVRSQLLHRSLVEEVNKRRLFKTVGAVENIGFQAPIEVSKNVSQPSGDTFSMRSTKNGRKQGHQIRRN; encoded by the exons ATGTTCAGGACCCATATTGGAGAACGCACTAATGAGTCCAAATCGGAATATGGATACGTGGAAACCGATCCCACCCATCGATATGGCAGA TTTAATGAAGTTCTTGGAAAAGGAGCAATGAAGAAAGTGTACAAGGCAATCGATGAGTTCCTTGGGATTGAGGTGGCATGGAATCAAGTAAAACTGAATGAGGTGCTTCGCTCACCAGATGATTTGCAGCGGCTGTACTCAGAGGTTCATCTCCTCAGCACCCTTAATCATGACTCTATCATCAAATTCCATGCCTCCTGGATTGATGTTAATCGCAAGACCTTCAACTTCATTACTGAAATGTTTACTTCGGGGACGCTCAGAGA ATACAGGAAGAAATATGAGAAAGTACACATCCGGGCGATTAAGTGCTGGGCTCGCCAAATCTTAAGGGGTCTAGTTTATCTGCATGGCCATGATCCTCCAGTAATTCATAGAGACCTTAAGTGTGATAACATCTTTGTTAATGGTCATCTTGGACAAGTCAAGATTGGTGATCTAGGATTAGCAGCAATTCTTCGTGGTTCCCAGTCAGCCCACAGTGTTATAG GTACCCCGGAGTTCATGGCACCTGAATTATATGAAGAAGATTACAATGAACTTGTTGATGTATATTCATTTGGCTTGTGTGTTTTGGAGATGCTTACATCTGAATACCCATATAGTGAATGTTCCAACCCTGCACAAATCTACAAGAAAGTGACATCG GGGAAGCTTCCAGGAGCATTCTACCGGATTGAAGACTTGGAAGCACAGAGATTTATTGGAAAATGCCTAGTAACTGCTTCAAAAAGATTATCAGCAAAAGAATTATTGCTTGACCCTTTTCTCGCATCTGATAAAGATGAACAGCTGCCCCTGAAAAAGCTTGGCAGTCAGAATCCATTTTTAAGTCAAAGAGATATGGAGAAACTAAAGTTGAGTGATCCAGCTAGGACGAAAATGACAATCACAGGGAAGCTCAATCCTGATGATTCCATCTTTCTCAAAGTGCAGATTGCTGATAAGGATG GTTCTGCCAGAAACATATATTTCCCTTTTGATATTTTAACCGATACTCCAATTGATGTTGCAACGGAGATGGTGAAGGAGTTGGAGATCACTGATTGGGAACCATTTGAAATTGCGGATATGATTGAAGGAGAGATTTCTGCTTTAGTACCACATTGGAGAAAAAGGGACACGTCTCATCTTGAAACCCACCAGACATTTAACTACCAAGATGAtcacgatgatgatgatgggcCTCATCATTCCTTTCAGTCTTTCTCCTCCTGTTCATCATCCCAAGTATCGGCATCAGGCTTAATTAGGATTGATGAAGCAGCAGACCACTATGATTGGCTCCAAG GAACATATTCCAACTTATATTACTTATCTGGCAATGAGCACGAATCCAATACAAGTCCAACAAGGGGAGATCAACATAGCATCACAAAGACTCACAAGTGTACAAGGTTCTGTCCTGGAGAAGTCCATAACACGGGCCAGTCCATGGCTGGTAATTTCTGCAGGCAATGCACGGTTTTACGTGGATCACATGGAGCTTCTAGTTCTAAAGAAAAGGTGGTGGTGGACAACCGCATATTAATGAGAAACAGGTCTCTAGTAGATGTACGTAGCCAATTACTACACAGGTCATTGGTGGAGGAGGTGAACAAGCGCAGGTTATTCAAAACAGTTGGTGCCGTGGAAAATATTGGGTTTCAAGCACCAATTGAGGTTTCTAAAAATGTGTCACAGCCATCTGGTGATACTTTTTCAATGAGAAGTACCAAAAATGGCAGGAAGCAAGGACATCAAATcagaagaaattga